cttttttttttttacattcatgaTTACCAATACTTTGTACATCTTTATTgcaataaatcaatcaaatgaAATCTGTTGCATTcgtggtgttttttttgtgctcTGGAATATTTCAACTGAATGGGGAGAAGAGCGGTTAGAATATGTTTAAagaattgtttatttttgtgcATATTGTAAAATCAAGACAATTAAAAAAGTGCAATTTTTTTTGTCATGTCGTCTTgtttaaaaagacacaaataaagGGATaaaacatttactgcaatgtcgaccgctcttaaagggccagcgttgATGTTTTAGTGACATGTAGTGGTTAGGTGGCAGATTGAGATGTAATGAATACGCCTCCTCAGCCCTCTAACTCCATGGAGGAAGAGAAGCTACGGTGGCCTTCGGGTAAcattggaagaagaagaaaagcaaagaCCTCATAAGTTTGTCTGTTCTGGGCTGCCGTAGCAACGTGATCCTGGTACAACACGGGGTTAGGGTccttatgtatatattaataattcatTCTAGGCTTGCGGAATACAATGATTCTGAGCTTCAGGTGATTACAGACTAATAGAAACATAATTATAGATTCCATCTCTGCCAATCGAGCCCCTCCTGAAATGCTacacactgtacctttaaggCCTGAAGATGACTTTGCATTATTTCATGTCATTTACGGATGAAAAATCCACTATCCAGAGTAATATATTATTCTTGCATTTTACGAATGACTTTTTAATCACCTTACAACACATTCTTTATCGTCAGGAATAAAAGTCAGCAAAAAAACCACGTTGATTTCCAGTTGGTGTCGAGCTGCAGCGTGAAGCCACCGGAGCTGCGTTGTGATTGGCTCATCTTAAGGAtggtcagtgtgtgtttgctgcGACTGCAGGTCACGTCGGTGGTCGCCGTCTTTCAGCCGTCCAATCGGCTGTACAAATGGAAATGTTCTGGCCCAGTAAgcaacctttttatttatttctcctccACTGGTCACTTCCAGGAAGTTGGTGCAGAGCGAGAAGTTTCAGATTTTTCTCGTCCTCTTTCAGAATATAGTGAACAACGGTAGATATCTGCAGGATGGAGCACAGCGGCGGCGTTCTCATCGATCAGTTCTGCTTCTGCAGAACCAAAACGGGCACCACGATTACGACGAGCGCGGCGCAGACGACCAACACGACTACAGACGTGATTTTACAAAATCTTCTCCTCTGGTGTTccgcttctttcttcttcagcAGGGAGTCGAATCCTGGCGTGTAGACGTCCTCCAGCCAGAAGTCCAGGTCCCTCggagtcttctcctcctcctgcgaagaaaatgaaaatgtggCATCGCcatacatttagtttttcatCCCGACACTGATGTGCGTTGCCTGGTGCTTTTGGCTCCCCCTAGGGGTCAGTTGTGGGAAGGCACCCATAAACGATATGAAATGGACGAAATCCACAAATCACCTTTAAATAATCGGCGAGGTTCCCGTGGATCGTCTGCGTGTCGTACTCCCTGACGGTCCAGGAGGgcttggtcttcttcttctcgtcttcCGCCTCTTCCATCGCCCTCACGTCTACGAACAGAGGGTTCCTCTTCACGTTGGACTTGTGAGAGTTTGGCGTGTTGCGCTTGTCCAAGTAGCGGTCCTCAAATGCCACGGGAGTGACctctggggatggggggggcCAGCGGTCCGTCTTGACCCTTTGACCCCTCTGTTGGAGACATTGAGGCGACGATTGAATTCTCACCACATTCAAAGACAAAGAGAAGAAACTCAAACAATGGAGCCTGAACCAGAATACACAATGTCCTTGATCTCTGCTATTTATTTGTGATTtccttgcttttattttgacaggaTTTCTGACGGTGTCAATGCAACAAAACTACAAGGAGActctaaacaactacaaagagtcTAAACTACTACA
The window above is part of the Pseudoliparis swirei isolate HS2019 ecotype Mariana Trench chromosome 15, NWPU_hadal_v1, whole genome shotgun sequence genome. Proteins encoded here:
- the LOC130204893 gene encoding major intrinsically disordered NOTCH2-binding receptor 1-like; translation: MDISVLPNNNRPEKFLQLDVGMLPATHGMFQVGSVLSSQKQWQNRVYSQRGQRVKTDRWPPPSPEVTPVAFEDRYLDKRNTPNSHKSNVKRNPLFVDVRAMEEAEDEKKKTKPSWTVREYDTQTIHGNLADYLKEEEKTPRDLDFWLEDVYTPGFDSLLKKKEAEHQRRRFCKITSVVVLVVCAALVVIVVPVLVLQKQN